The following coding sequences are from one Clostridia bacterium window:
- the carB gene encoding carbamoyl-phosphate synthase large subunit, whose product MPLDKSIKKVLMIGSGPIVIGQAAEFDYAGTQALRALREDGIEIVLVNSNPATIMTDKAMADKVYIEPLTLTTVKRIIMKEKPDSILSGLGGQTGLTLCMQLAKEGFLTAHGVKLLGASPETIDRAEDRQLFKDTMEAIGQPLIPSEVVSSASAALKFAQTIGYPVIVRPAFTLGGSGGGIANDETQLFDIASTGLEVSPIHQILVEKCIAGWKEIEFEVMRDSMGNVITVCSMENFDPVGIHTGDSIVIAPAVTLSDKEYQMLRSAALKIIDALGVEGGCNCQFALHPTSFEYAVIEVNPRVSRSSALASKATGYPIAKVATKIAIGYTLDEIKNAVTGKTYAAFEPALDYVAVKFPKWPFDKFVYAKRELGTQMKATGEVMSIADTFEAAIMKAVRGAEISLDTLNLDTMTKLSDDELITLMHNATDERLFAVFEALKRGYTPDEIHRVTMIDNWFLYKLLKLCNFEKEIRGAVNEEQYIRGKKLGYTDAAIKRISGADFGFSLEPTYRMVDTCAGEFKAETPYFYQTFDTPASGGLNEAGEFLKSDEKKKVLVLGSGPIRIGQGIEFDYASVHCVHTLKALGYEVIIINNNPETVSTDFDTADKLFFEPLCPEDVMHIINLVKPVGVIVAFGGGTAIKLTKTLKENNVPIIGSSADTIDMAEDRERFDELLERLSIKRPRGHTVMTTEEALAAAADLGYPVLMRPSYVLGGQNMIIAFGDRDIEEYMEIILRHNEDNPVLIDKYLSGIEIEVDAICDGDDILIPGIMEHVERTGIHSGDSIAVYPPPSIDDATAAKVLKITRDLCAGLNVSGLANIQYIVAPDDIYVIEVNPRASRTVPYLSKVTGVPMCDLAVKTSLGMKLRDLGYGTGIYKISPFTAVKVPVFSFEKLTDVDTQLGPEMKSTGEVLGIGKNLKEALYKGLVAAGYPMKKAGGVFITVRTSDKLEIVDVAEKFADMGFELYATEGTAKVLSRAGFSVTAVQKIHERRDENTMTLIESGKINYIISTSAKGRNPQLDSVKIRRRASQLRIPCLTSIDTANAVAESLMSRYSEINTELIDINNMRSEKMRLDFIKMHGAGNDYIYIDCFERTIESPESLSVLLSDRHFGIGGDGIVLICPSEVADARMRMFNLDGSEGEMCGNAIRCVAKYLYDTKRVYKSEMTIETLAGIKKIRVITQNDRVMKAVVDMGRAELSPEKIPVLLDGESVVGRHVIIGGTPYDITCVSMGNPHCVVFADDVERLDLEKIGPKFEYDTLFPERVNTEFIQIAGDNVLKMRVWERGSGETLACGTGACAAAVAAVLNGHCDKERDIRVILLGGELHIRYTDEAVYMTGDAKKVFEGTTEI is encoded by the coding sequence ATGCCTCTCGATAAATCTATAAAAAAGGTACTTATGATAGGCTCCGGCCCGATAGTTATAGGTCAGGCGGCGGAGTTCGACTACGCAGGCACTCAGGCGCTTAGGGCGCTTAGGGAAGACGGCATAGAGATAGTGCTCGTAAACTCCAACCCGGCTACGATAATGACAGATAAAGCCATGGCCGACAAGGTATATATAGAGCCGCTCACCCTTACGACGGTAAAGCGCATAATAATGAAGGAAAAGCCCGACTCGATACTTTCGGGACTCGGCGGACAGACGGGACTTACGCTTTGTATGCAGCTTGCCAAAGAGGGCTTCCTCACGGCGCACGGCGTAAAGCTTCTGGGCGCGTCGCCCGAAACGATAGACCGTGCCGAGGACCGTCAGCTCTTTAAAGATACGATGGAGGCGATAGGCCAGCCGCTGATACCGTCGGAAGTGGTATCCTCCGCATCGGCGGCGCTTAAATTTGCGCAGACCATAGGATATCCCGTAATAGTTCGCCCCGCCTTTACGCTGGGGGGGAGCGGCGGCGGTATCGCAAACGACGAGACGCAGCTTTTCGATATAGCGTCTACCGGCCTCGAGGTGTCGCCGATACATCAGATACTCGTCGAAAAGTGCATAGCGGGATGGAAAGAGATAGAGTTCGAGGTGATGCGCGACTCAATGGGCAACGTGATAACTGTTTGCTCCATGGAGAATTTCGACCCTGTAGGCATCCATACGGGCGACAGCATCGTTATAGCTCCGGCGGTCACTCTTTCCGATAAGGAGTATCAGATGCTTCGAAGCGCAGCGCTTAAAATAATCGACGCGCTCGGCGTCGAGGGCGGCTGCAACTGCCAGTTTGCGCTCCATCCGACGAGCTTTGAATACGCCGTGATAGAGGTAAATCCGCGCGTATCGCGTTCGTCGGCGCTTGCGTCAAAGGCTACGGGCTATCCTATTGCGAAGGTCGCAACGAAGATAGCCATAGGATATACGCTCGACGAGATAAAGAATGCCGTTACGGGCAAGACTTACGCGGCGTTCGAGCCCGCCTTGGACTATGTGGCCGTAAAATTTCCAAAGTGGCCGTTTGACAAATTCGTATACGCAAAGCGAGAGCTTGGCACGCAGATGAAGGCCACGGGCGAGGTCATGTCCATTGCCGACACGTTTGAAGCGGCGATAATGAAGGCCGTGCGCGGCGCGGAGATATCGCTTGATACTTTAAATCTTGATACGATGACGAAGCTTTCGGATGATGAGCTTATAACGCTTATGCATAACGCTACCGACGAGCGGCTTTTCGCCGTGTTCGAGGCGCTGAAGCGCGGATATACGCCCGATGAGATACATCGCGTCACGATGATCGACAACTGGTTTTTATATAAGCTTTTAAAGCTTTGCAATTTTGAAAAGGAGATACGCGGAGCCGTAAACGAGGAGCAGTATATACGCGGAAAGAAGCTGGGCTACACCGACGCGGCTATAAAGCGCATAAGCGGCGCGGACTTCGGCTTTTCTTTGGAGCCTACGTATCGTATGGTAGATACGTGCGCGGGAGAATTCAAGGCCGAAACGCCGTATTTTTACCAGACGTTCGACACGCCGGCTTCCGGCGGCTTAAACGAGGCCGGAGAATTCTTAAAAAGCGATGAAAAGAAAAAGGTGCTCGTTTTGGGCTCCGGACCCATAAGGATAGGACAGGGCATAGAGTTTGACTATGCTTCGGTACACTGCGTGCATACGCTGAAAGCGCTGGGCTACGAGGTAATAATAATAAACAACAACCCCGAAACGGTGTCGACCGACTTCGACACGGCCGACAAGCTCTTTTTCGAGCCGCTCTGCCCCGAGGACGTCATGCACATAATAAACCTTGTTAAGCCCGTGGGAGTCATCGTAGCATTCGGCGGCGGCACGGCGATAAAGCTTACAAAGACGCTCAAAGAAAACAACGTGCCGATAATCGGCTCGTCAGCCGATACGATAGATATGGCGGAGGACAGGGAGCGCTTCGACGAGCTTTTGGAGCGCCTTTCGATAAAGCGTCCGCGCGGACATACGGTAATGACGACCGAGGAGGCGCTTGCGGCGGCGGCAGATCTCGGATATCCCGTGCTCATGCGCCCATCGTATGTGCTCGGCGGTCAGAACATGATAATCGCCTTCGGCGACCGCGATATCGAAGAATATATGGAGATAATCCTGCGCCACAATGAGGATAATCCCGTGCTTATCGACAAATATTTAAGCGGCATCGAGATCGAGGTGGACGCGATATGCGACGGCGACGACATACTCATACCCGGCATTATGGAGCATGTCGAGCGCACGGGCATACATTCGGGCGACTCGATAGCAGTATATCCGCCTCCCTCTATTGACGACGCGACGGCGGCAAAGGTGCTTAAAATAACGCGCGACCTCTGCGCCGGACTGAACGTATCCGGTCTTGCGAATATACAGTACATAGTTGCGCCGGACGATATTTACGTGATAGAGGTAAATCCGCGCGCTTCGCGCACCGTTCCGTATCTGAGCAAGGTAACGGGCGTGCCGATGTGCGACCTTGCGGTAAAGACGTCGCTCGGCATGAAGCTAAGAGATCTGGGCTACGGCACGGGGATATATAAAATTTCGCCGTTCACTGCGGTAAAGGTGCCCGTATTTTCGTTTGAGAAGCTTACGGACGTTGACACTCAGTTAGGCCCCGAGATGAAATCAACGGGCGAGGTTTTGGGCATAGGCAAGAATCTTAAGGAAGCGCTTTACAAAGGACTTGTTGCGGCAGGCTATCCGATGAAGAAGGCGGGCGGCGTATTTATCACGGTGCGCACGTCCGACAAGCTCGAAATAGTCGACGTCGCGGAGAAATTTGCCGATATGGGATTTGAGCTTTACGCGACCGAGGGTACGGCAAAGGTGCTTTCACGCGCGGGCTTTTCGGTCACCGCCGTGCAGAAGATACACGAGCGGCGCGACGAGAACACCATGACGCTGATAGAGAGCGGTAAGATAAATTACATTATCTCGACTTCGGCAAAGGGCAGAAATCCGCAGCTTGACAGCGTAAAGATAAGGCGGCGTGCAAGCCAGCTCCGCATACCGTGCCTTACGTCGATAGATACTGCCAACGCCGTAGCCGAAAGCCTTATGAGCCGCTACAGCGAGATAAATACTGAACTTATAGACATAAACAATATGAGGAGCGAGAAGATGAGGCTTGATTTCATAAAAATGCACGGCGCGGGAAACGACTATATATATATCGATTGCTTTGAAAGAACGATAGAGTCGCCGGAATCGCTGTCAGTTTTGCTCTCGGACCGCCATTTCGGAATAGGCGGAGACGGAATAGTGCTTATTTGCCCGTCAGAAGTTGCCGACGCGCGCATGCGCATGTTCAATCTTGACGGGAGCGAGGGTGAAATGTGCGGAAACGCCATACGCTGCGTTGCAAAGTATCTTTACGACACAAAGCGCGTTTATAAAAGCGAGATGACGATAGAGACGCTTGCCGGTATAAAGAAGATAAGAGTGATAACGCAGAACGACCGCGTAATGAAAGCAGTAGTGGATATGGGACGCGCCGAGCTTTCGCCCGAAAAGATACCTGTGCTTTTGGACGGAGAAAGCGTTGTAGGCCGTCACGTTATAATCGGCGGCACACCGTATGACATAACATGCGTTTCAATGGGCAATCCTCACTGCGTGGTGTTCGCAGATGATGTTGAGAGGCTGGATCTTGAAAAGATAGGCCCAAAATTTGAGTATGACACGCTGTTTCCGGAGCGTGTGAATACTGAATTTATCCAGATAGCGGGCGACAACGTATTAAAGATGCGAGTATGGGAGCGCGGCAGCGGCGAAACGCTTGCCTGCGGTACAGGCGCGTGCGCGGCGGCAGTTGCAGCTGTTTTAAACGGACACTGCGACAAGGAACGCGACATAAGAGTGATACTTTTGGGCGGCGAGCTTCATATCCGATACACCGACGAGGCCGTATATATGACGGGCGACGCGAAAAAGGTATTTGAGGGAACAACGGAGATATAA
- a CDS encoding carbamoyl phosphate synthase small subunit, whose amino-acid sequence MKKAYLVLENGCVFEGTPFGKEKDVVAEVVFTTGMTGYLETLTDKSYHGQIVVQTFPLIGNYGVISADFEGEVIAPCAYIVKEWCEEPSNFRSEGDLGTFFKERGVVGLSGIDTRTLVTMIRESGVMNGMITSDPARADMEKIKAYRVKKSVESVSTDKPYEIKSENARFRVGLFDFGLKKNIARSLNARGCDVFVLPYDTKPETVKNMSLDGLMLSNGPGDPADNEEVIRNLKEISGFGIPTFGICLGHQLLALSYGFKTEKLKYGHRGANQPAKDLTTGKVYITSQNHGYAVVSESIDPAVASELFINANDGTCEGIEYKNAPAFSVQFHPEACAGPRDTEFLFDRFVGLMEVNKNASR is encoded by the coding sequence ATGAAAAAAGCGTATCTTGTATTGGAAAACGGGTGTGTCTTTGAAGGCACACCCTTCGGTAAAGAAAAAGACGTTGTAGCCGAGGTGGTGTTTACCACCGGCATGACGGGCTATCTTGAAACGCTTACCGATAAGAGCTATCACGGACAGATAGTTGTTCAGACGTTCCCGCTTATTGGGAATTACGGCGTGATAAGCGCTGATTTTGAGGGCGAAGTTATCGCGCCCTGTGCATATATCGTAAAAGAATGGTGCGAGGAGCCGTCTAACTTTCGTTCGGAGGGCGATCTTGGCACCTTTTTTAAAGAGCGCGGCGTTGTGGGACTTTCGGGAATAGATACGCGCACGCTTGTTACAATGATAAGAGAAAGCGGCGTTATGAACGGCATGATAACGTCGGACCCTGCGCGCGCCGATATGGAGAAGATAAAGGCGTACAGAGTAAAAAAATCAGTCGAGAGCGTATCGACCGATAAGCCGTATGAGATAAAGTCGGAGAATGCGCGCTTTAGGGTGGGGCTTTTCGATTTCGGCTTGAAAAAGAACATCGCGCGCTCATTGAACGCGCGCGGGTGCGACGTTTTCGTGCTGCCGTACGATACGAAGCCCGAGACCGTAAAGAATATGAGCCTTGACGGGTTAATGCTTTCAAACGGACCGGGCGACCCCGCCGATAATGAAGAGGTAATAAGGAATTTAAAAGAGATCTCCGGCTTTGGCATACCTACGTTCGGCATATGCTTGGGTCATCAGCTTTTGGCGCTTTCATACGGCTTTAAGACAGAGAAGCTTAAATACGGCCACAGAGGCGCAAATCAGCCCGCGAAGGATCTAACGACGGGCAAGGTTTACATAACTAGCCAGAACCACGGCTACGCCGTAGTGTCAGAATCTATCGACCCCGCCGTTGCGTCGGAGCTTTTCATAAACGCGAACGACGGCACATGCGAGGGCATAGAGTATAAGAACGCGCCCGCGTTTTCGGTGCAGTTCCATCCCGAAGCGTGTGCCGGCCCGCGCGACACGGAATTTTTGTTCGACAGATTTGTAGGTCTTATGGAGGTGAATAAAAATGCCTCTCGATAA